The Acidobacteriota bacterium genome includes a window with the following:
- a CDS encoding class II fructose-bisphosphate aldolase, with amino-acid sequence MVFESVAQMIDALKPAVVLAGDRVQVAGEVPAAAIDRLAWTAAFGASADVRGTARWIIRGIGVHQGVVPASIHDLYVAIGRGDAKGFTVPAMNLRAMTYDTARAVFRAAIALKVGAFILEIARSEIGYTEQRPHEYSAILLAAALREGFNGPLFIQGDHVQVNAKKFAGPECEKELATLRDLIQEEIAAGFYNIDIDTSTLVDLDQPTLDEQQRVNCEQAAAFTRHVRGLEPKGVIISIGGEIGEVGGKNSDAHELRAFMAGYDRARGSLVGISKISIQTGTAHGGFVAPDGSVRMDVKIDLDTLRELSELARKEFGMAGAVQHGASTLPPDAFHAFPNAGACEVHLATDFQNMVYEHPSLPASLKAEMYGWLREHAQEERKPKDTEEQFIYKARKKAIGPFKKQLWGLPEDIRAAIGASLEQRFTFLMKQLRVDGTADVVKKFVKPTPVAFNRAAEIQAAGGTITASERKAEGLAD; translated from the coding sequence ATGGTGTTCGAATCCGTCGCGCAGATGATTGACGCGTTGAAGCCGGCCGTTGTCCTGGCCGGAGACAGGGTCCAGGTGGCCGGCGAGGTTCCGGCAGCGGCCATTGATCGGCTGGCCTGGACGGCCGCGTTCGGGGCGTCCGCGGACGTTAGAGGGACCGCGCGGTGGATCATCCGCGGCATCGGTGTTCACCAGGGCGTGGTGCCCGCGTCGATCCACGACTTGTATGTGGCGATCGGACGAGGGGATGCGAAGGGATTCACCGTGCCCGCCATGAACCTCCGCGCAATGACGTACGACACGGCGCGAGCGGTGTTCCGGGCGGCAATCGCCCTCAAGGTCGGCGCGTTCATTCTCGAGATTGCGCGTTCCGAGATCGGGTACACCGAGCAGCGTCCGCACGAGTACTCAGCCATCCTGCTCGCCGCGGCACTGCGTGAGGGCTTCAACGGACCGCTCTTCATCCAGGGCGATCACGTCCAGGTGAACGCGAAGAAGTTCGCGGGCCCGGAGTGCGAGAAGGAGCTGGCGACGCTGCGTGACTTGATCCAGGAGGAGATTGCGGCTGGGTTCTACAACATCGACATCGACACCTCGACGCTGGTCGATCTCGACCAGCCCACGCTCGACGAGCAGCAGCGCGTGAACTGCGAGCAGGCGGCCGCCTTTACGCGGCACGTCAGGGGTCTCGAGCCGAAGGGCGTGATCATTTCCATCGGTGGGGAGATTGGCGAGGTGGGCGGCAAGAACTCGGATGCGCACGAACTGCGGGCGTTCATGGCGGGGTACGACAGGGCGCGCGGCAGCCTGGTCGGCATCAGCAAGATCAGCATCCAGACCGGCACGGCCCACGGCGGGTTCGTCGCGCCGGATGGCAGCGTGCGGATGGATGTGAAGATCGATCTCGACACGCTCCGCGAACTCTCCGAGCTGGCCCGCAAGGAGTTCGGGATGGCCGGTGCCGTGCAGCACGGCGCATCAACGCTGCCGCCCGACGCCTTCCACGCGTTCCCGAACGCTGGCGCGTGCGAGGTCCATCTGGCCACCGACTTCCAGAACATGGTCTACGAGCACCCGTCGCTGCCGGCGTCGCTCAAGGCCGAGATGTACGGCTGGCTTCGCGAGCACGCTCAGGAAGAACGCAAGCCGAAAGACACCGAAGAGCAGTTCATCTACAAGGCGCGCAAGAAGGCGATTGGGCCGTTCAAGAAGCAGTTATGGGGCCTGCCCGAGGACATCCGCGCCGCCATCGGCGCGTCGCTCGAGCAGCGGTTCACATTCCTGATGAAGCAGTTGCGCGTGGACGGTACCGCGGATGTCGTGAAGAAGTTCGTCAAGCCGACACCGGTGGCGTTTAATCGCGCCGCCGAAATCCAGGCCGCTGGCGGCACAATCACCGCGTCCGAGCGCAAGGCGGAAGGACTGGCGGATTAG
- a CDS encoding DEAD/DEAH box helicase family protein: MPKRKKTPELTFQQHIEDFLIREHRYGVLEQSDITDTEHFIAEDQLWAFLIATQCDTLKKLTDDYGTDAREEVFKALRKELEHTPLWMLLRHGLKVRGLELRLYYPKPRSAESAAVAKHGENRITFRPHFYFGETNQEIDFAFFLNGLPIVALELKHEKNQTVHDAVAQFATRDHARKIFQHPFLYLAADTSDVMAATDPRREQNFRWHNTGLTNEAVTKDGSEYPVEFLYREVLAKDQLLEALSFFLVRVPQRDAEDDKPERPAFTLFPRYHQSRTVRKVADDISAQFAAKADIGRKYLVNHSAGSGKTLTMCWLADRLHSLFKPGTSEKLVDLVFILTDRKSLDTNIKDEIENFSHLKDVVGLARKAEDLPRFLKGRKPIIVTTQQKFAYVLDEIEKNPELKKLRVAFLIDEAHRSQEGQMGAAIRLPFRKTDEPDAEAPEVDPEEQLAKIIREHDLNQMIVAFTATPAPATVTLFGEPFDTYSEAEAIAEGYIVDVAASIISYKTLYNLHCPVVPKLDEEKLYPKGVVSKALQNVAFQDDGLIQYKAEVMLRIFEKDVMPLIGGRAKAMIVTASRVAGLRYFQIIKEKLKERGAAYKALYAFSDFVHPTTNAAISEHAVNELKDGELIEQRFEGDNYRLMVVANKFQTGFDQPLLAGMFLDKPVVDRNAVQTLSRLNRCHEGKDRVVVVDFTNNAKAILKAFVKYRKGTPFEPEEPDQELCPRLHAEILAAGVFTQKDAADLARLLATGTDAQVQFSVNALRTRFQAKLTDREERKEFVYLLARFVKSFHFLTCFFTFAPEIRQLATFAEYVGPQLIKAGSVSELMKQIRQTEVIKAAVEYQGVESGGGTVKLKPGTGKKGAGPPPKKVSVQDMIAEIQARFDISDEEALYIKQVTEEKVADLAIRSTVTAHRDDRIYLEGAYRWQVNGEIQTAYDERERYEELADLKYTDTGGIFDIMAVTVIQHHLSFAA, encoded by the coding sequence GTGCCTAAGCGAAAGAAGACCCCCGAGCTGACCTTTCAGCAGCACATCGAGGACTTCCTCATTCGCGAGCATCGTTATGGTGTGCTCGAACAGTCCGACATCACGGACACCGAGCATTTCATTGCCGAAGACCAGCTCTGGGCCTTCCTCATAGCCACGCAGTGCGACACGCTCAAGAAGCTGACGGACGACTACGGAACAGACGCGCGCGAAGAGGTGTTCAAGGCCCTTCGCAAGGAATTGGAGCACACGCCGCTGTGGATGCTCCTCCGCCACGGACTGAAAGTGCGTGGGCTCGAGTTGCGGCTCTACTACCCCAAGCCTCGCTCCGCCGAGAGCGCCGCCGTCGCAAAACACGGTGAGAACCGCATCACCTTCCGCCCGCACTTCTACTTCGGCGAGACCAACCAGGAGATTGATTTCGCCTTCTTCCTCAACGGCCTGCCCATCGTGGCGCTGGAGTTGAAACACGAGAAGAACCAGACCGTGCACGACGCCGTCGCGCAGTTCGCCACCCGCGACCACGCACGCAAGATCTTCCAGCATCCGTTCCTCTACCTCGCCGCCGACACGAGCGACGTGATGGCCGCCACCGACCCGCGCCGGGAACAGAACTTCCGCTGGCACAACACGGGCCTGACGAACGAAGCCGTCACCAAAGATGGCAGCGAATACCCGGTAGAGTTTCTCTACCGCGAGGTGTTGGCGAAGGACCAGTTGCTCGAAGCGCTCTCGTTCTTTCTCGTCCGCGTGCCCCAGCGCGACGCGGAGGACGACAAGCCGGAGCGTCCGGCCTTCACCCTGTTCCCGCGCTACCACCAGAGCCGCACGGTGCGAAAGGTGGCGGACGACATCTCGGCACAATTCGCCGCGAAGGCCGACATCGGCCGCAAGTATCTCGTCAATCATTCGGCGGGCAGCGGTAAGACGCTGACCATGTGCTGGCTGGCGGACCGCCTCCACAGCCTATTCAAGCCCGGCACGAGCGAGAAACTCGTCGACCTGGTGTTCATCCTCACAGACCGGAAATCGCTCGATACGAATATCAAGGACGAAATCGAGAACTTCTCTCACCTCAAGGATGTCGTTGGTCTGGCGCGGAAGGCCGAAGACCTGCCGCGGTTCTTGAAGGGGCGCAAGCCGATCATTGTCACCACGCAGCAGAAGTTCGCTTACGTGCTGGACGAGATCGAGAAGAACCCCGAATTGAAGAAACTCCGGGTCGCTTTCCTGATTGATGAAGCCCACCGCTCGCAGGAAGGCCAGATGGGCGCAGCCATCCGGTTGCCGTTCCGCAAAACTGACGAACCTGATGCCGAGGCCCCCGAGGTTGACCCGGAAGAGCAGCTCGCCAAGATCATCCGCGAGCATGACCTCAATCAGATGATCGTTGCGTTCACCGCTACGCCTGCGCCGGCCACCGTCACCCTGTTCGGCGAACCGTTCGACACCTACTCCGAGGCCGAGGCCATCGCCGAAGGCTACATCGTGGATGTGGCGGCCAGCATCATTTCCTACAAGACGCTCTACAACCTGCATTGCCCGGTCGTGCCCAAACTGGACGAGGAGAAGCTCTATCCCAAGGGGGTCGTGTCCAAGGCGCTCCAGAACGTGGCCTTCCAGGATGATGGGCTGATTCAGTACAAGGCCGAGGTGATGCTGCGCATCTTCGAGAAGGACGTGATGCCGCTCATTGGCGGACGCGCCAAGGCGATGATCGTAACCGCCTCCCGCGTCGCCGGGCTGCGTTATTTCCAGATCATCAAGGAGAAACTCAAAGAGCGCGGCGCAGCCTACAAGGCGCTCTACGCCTTCTCGGATTTCGTTCATCCGACAACCAACGCGGCGATTAGCGAGCACGCAGTCAATGAGTTGAAGGACGGAGAGCTGATCGAGCAGCGATTTGAAGGCGACAACTACCGCTTGATGGTCGTGGCCAACAAGTTCCAGACCGGGTTCGATCAACCCCTGCTGGCCGGCATGTTCCTCGACAAGCCCGTCGTGGACCGAAACGCCGTTCAGACGCTGTCACGCCTGAACCGCTGCCACGAAGGCAAGGATCGTGTCGTGGTCGTGGACTTCACCAACAACGCCAAAGCGATCCTCAAGGCGTTCGTCAAGTACCGAAAAGGCACTCCGTTCGAGCCGGAAGAGCCGGACCAGGAGCTTTGCCCGAGGTTACACGCCGAGATTCTGGCTGCGGGGGTGTTCACACAGAAGGATGCCGCCGATCTCGCAAGACTGCTCGCGACCGGCACGGATGCCCAGGTGCAGTTCTCGGTCAATGCGCTGCGGACCCGCTTTCAGGCGAAGCTCACCGACCGGGAAGAACGCAAGGAGTTCGTTTACCTGCTCGCCCGCTTCGTGAAGAGCTTTCACTTCCTCACGTGCTTCTTCACCTTTGCGCCGGAGATCAGGCAACTCGCCACGTTTGCCGAATACGTCGGCCCGCAGCTCATCAAGGCAGGCAGTGTGTCGGAGCTGATGAAGCAGATTCGCCAGACGGAAGTCATCAAGGCCGCTGTTGAGTATCAGGGCGTAGAAAGTGGCGGAGGAACGGTCAAACTCAAACCGGGCACGGGGAAGAAGGGCGCTGGCCCGCCCCCGAAGAAGGTGTCCGTTCAGGACATGATCGCGGAGATCCAAGCCAGGTTCGACATCAGCGACGAGGAAGCGCTCTACATCAAGCAGGTCACGGAGGAGAAAGTCGCCGACCTGGCCATTCGCAGCACCGTCACGGCCCACCGGGACGACCGCATCTATCTCGAAGGCGCCTATCGCTGGCAGGTGAACGGCGAGATTCAGACCGCTTATGATGAACGAGAGCGCTACGAGGAACTGGCGGATCTCAAGTACACGGACACCGGGGGTATCTTCGACATCATGGCGGTCACCGTGATCCAGCACCATCTGTCATTCGCGGCATGA
- the thiI gene encoding tRNA 4-thiouridine(8) synthase ThiI yields MNSIIVHYQEIALKGRNRPYFIAKLVRNLRRQTSDIGVQDVRALMGRIEIVLGPSADFDRVKERLLHVFGIANFSKAGRVALDFDGLCKAILADLADHAPVTFRVNAKRADKRFPMTSPQIEREIGGRIVEALGWKVKLDHPELAVNVELLSNQAFYSFGKQKAAGGMPTGVSGRVACLLSGGIDSPVAAYRLMKRGCSVVPIHFHSYPFVSRASQEKVREIVEILTRYQMKTTLKLVPFGELQRQIVLTVPPPLRVVIYRRMMLRIAERLARDTRARALVTGEVIGQVASQTLENLTVIASVTNLQILRPLIGMDKEEIIVEAQRIGTYEVSIVPDQDCCQLFTPRSPETHARGWQVDAAEAKLPIEDMVASAIAATVTESFEFPACPERAPESSGESKGPQPDAEGDPGPELA; encoded by the coding sequence ATGAACTCGATCATCGTCCACTACCAGGAGATTGCGCTGAAGGGCCGCAACAGGCCCTATTTCATCGCGAAGCTCGTTCGTAACCTGCGCAGGCAGACCTCCGACATCGGCGTGCAGGACGTGCGGGCGCTCATGGGCCGGATTGAGATCGTGCTCGGACCGTCGGCCGACTTCGACCGCGTCAAGGAGCGACTGCTCCACGTCTTCGGCATCGCGAACTTCTCAAAGGCCGGGCGGGTCGCGCTCGATTTCGACGGGCTCTGCAAGGCCATCCTGGCCGACCTGGCGGATCATGCGCCGGTGACGTTCCGGGTCAATGCGAAGCGCGCCGACAAGCGCTTTCCGATGACCTCCCCGCAAATCGAACGCGAGATCGGTGGGCGCATCGTCGAAGCGCTCGGCTGGAAGGTCAAGCTCGATCACCCGGAACTGGCGGTCAACGTCGAACTGCTCTCGAACCAGGCGTTCTACTCATTTGGCAAGCAGAAAGCCGCCGGCGGCATGCCGACCGGTGTGAGCGGGCGCGTCGCGTGCCTGCTGTCGGGCGGGATCGATTCCCCTGTCGCGGCCTACCGGCTGATGAAGCGCGGGTGTTCGGTCGTGCCCATCCACTTCCACAGCTATCCGTTCGTCTCGCGCGCGTCGCAGGAGAAGGTGCGCGAGATTGTCGAGATCCTGACGCGGTACCAGATGAAGACCACGCTGAAGCTCGTGCCCTTTGGCGAGCTGCAGCGGCAGATTGTGTTGACCGTGCCGCCGCCGCTTCGCGTCGTGATCTACCGGCGCATGATGCTGCGCATAGCCGAGCGCCTCGCGCGGGACACTCGCGCCCGGGCGCTTGTCACCGGCGAGGTGATTGGACAGGTTGCGTCGCAGACGCTCGAGAATCTCACCGTCATTGCCTCGGTGACCAACCTGCAGATCCTGAGGCCGCTTATTGGCATGGACAAGGAGGAGATCATCGTCGAGGCCCAGCGCATCGGGACCTACGAGGTTTCAATCGTGCCCGACCAGGACTGCTGCCAGCTGTTCACGCCGCGCAGCCCGGAGACTCACGCACGCGGCTGGCAGGTCGATGCGGCGGAGGCGAAGTTGCCGATCGAGGACATGGTGGCATCGGCCATCGCGGCCACCGTGACGGAGAGTTTCGAGTTCCCGGCCTGTCCTGAGCGAGCGCCGGAATCAAGCGGCGAGTCGAAGGGCCCGCAGCCGGACGCCGAGGGCGATCCTGGCCCTGAGTTAGCTTGA
- the radC gene encoding DNA repair protein RadC: MNKTIHQMPESDRPREKLLRKGAAALSDRELLAVLLGKGTPGMDVMTLAGKLARLLDEKGLEVKAEDLTQFEGVGDAKATLILAAIEFARRRIKPAGAKIITPADLLPHIRHYTDRKQEHFLCASINGANEILNIRVVSIGLIDRSPVHPREVFADALAERASAVIVAHNHPSGGVEPSQSDINITAQLKAAGEIVGIELLDHIIFDRSEHYSFLEAGRL, translated from the coding sequence ATGAACAAGACGATTCACCAGATGCCCGAGTCCGACCGGCCGCGAGAGAAGCTGCTCCGGAAAGGCGCGGCTGCCTTGAGCGATCGGGAACTGCTCGCCGTTCTGCTTGGGAAAGGCACGCCAGGGATGGATGTCATGACCCTCGCCGGGAAGCTGGCGCGGCTCCTTGACGAGAAGGGCCTGGAAGTGAAGGCCGAAGACCTGACGCAGTTCGAAGGCGTGGGCGACGCGAAGGCCACCCTGATTCTCGCGGCGATCGAGTTCGCCCGCCGTCGCATCAAGCCGGCGGGTGCGAAGATCATCACCCCGGCGGATCTGCTGCCCCACATCCGGCACTACACCGATCGGAAGCAGGAGCACTTCTTATGCGCCAGCATCAATGGAGCGAACGAAATTCTGAACATCCGCGTCGTGTCGATTGGCCTGATTGACCGGAGTCCGGTCCACCCGCGCGAGGTCTTCGCGGATGCACTTGCCGAACGTGCTTCGGCGGTCATCGTTGCTCACAATCACCCCAGCGGTGGCGTTGAACCGTCGCAAAGCGACATCAACATCACCGCTCAGCTCAAGGCGGCGGGTGAAATCGTAGGCATCGAGCTGCTGGACCACATCATCTTCGACAGAAGTGAGCACTACAGTTTTCTGGAAGCTGGAAGGCTGTAA